The Coffea eugenioides isolate CCC68of chromosome 8, Ceug_1.0, whole genome shotgun sequence genome has a segment encoding these proteins:
- the LOC113780101 gene encoding uncharacterized protein LOC113780101: MEHEILCFLDAFKGYHQIGMSEEDQEKTAFYTDQGVYCYTTMPFGLKNAGATYQRLINRLFKDQIGRNVEAYVDDILVKSLTTSAFLSDVREVFGVLRDSKMKLNPKKCVFGVTSGKFLGYLVSHRGIEANPDKVTAIQDMSPPRNLRKAAFDKLKQYLHHLPTLASPRPEEKLYLYLSAVDETVSAVLIRDEGTQVPVYYPLRQILVRPEASGRLTKWAVELGEYDLSYEPRTAIKTQILADFLAELTFTEGRESTSALAEVSTPRLWMLYVDGSSNGDRSGAGLLLKGPQGEVCSYALRFDFPATNNEAEYEALIAGLQLARRLGAQRIHVRSDSQLVICQVLGEYEPKDETMRRYLSKVHQLTAYFESFEIQRIPRSQNRRADALSRLASTSFSDLNKIVLVEVLSEPGYMEEVVCPVNTGDAWMSPFILFLREGILTEDRAEARKIQRKSARYSLRDGELYKRSYLGPWLRCITPEAGRQVLHEIHEGLCGAHVGHRMLARKTLLLGYFWPSVRQDTQNLVLSCPSCQVHAPELHQPSNFMIIISDNGRQFAENPFKSWCENLGIKQHFTSVGHPQVNGQAENFNRTLLHGLKTRLHRVGSSWVEELPSVLWSYRTTPRSSMQETPFSLTYGAEAVIPAEILTPNPRLTAYVAEVNGEERQLDLDLIDEKRDLASTRIVSYKNTLTHYYNARVKHRRFLSGDLVLRKNSVSRAEPQGKFGPKWEGPYRVVESNLNGYCKLSYRNGSLVPRTWHAENLRLYYA; the protein is encoded by the exons ATGGAACATGAGATCCTCTGCTTCTTGGATGCCTTCAAAGGGTATCATCAAATAGGAATGAGTGAGGAGGACCAAGAGAAAACGGCATTCTACACCGACCAAGGTGTCTACTGCTATACCACCATGCCGTTCGGGCTAAAAAACGCCGGGGCGACCTATCAAAGGTTGATCAACCGCCTCTTCAAGGATCAGATCGGCCGAAATGTGGAAGCTTATGTGGACGATATCCTTGTCAAAAGCTTAACCACTTCGGCCTTCTTATCAGATGTAAGGGAGGTTTTCGGCGTTCTGCGGGACTCAAAGATGAAGTTAAATCCCAAGAAGTGTGTCTTCGGTGTCACCTCAGGAAAATTTTTGGGGTACCTGGTTTCCCACCGGGGAATCGAAGCTAACCCCGACAAAGTCACGGCCATCCAGGACATGTCCCCACCTCGGAACCTCCGAAAA GCTGCCTTCGACAAGCTGAAGCAGTACTTGCACCACCTACCCACCCTCGCTTCACCTCGGCCCGAGGAGAAGCTGTACCTCTACCTCTCCGCAGTGGACGAGACTGTCAGCGCTGTGCTCATCCGGGATGAGGGCACTCAAGTGCCAGTCTACTAT CCTCTCCGACAGATACTGGTGCGGCCCGAGGCCTCCGGGCGCCTCACTAAGTGGGCCGTTGAGTTGGGGGAGTACGACCTGTCGTATGAGCCGCGCACCGCCATAAAAACTCAAATCTTAGCCgacttcttggccgagctcacCTTCACGGAAGGTCGGGAGTCCACCTCCGCCCTAGCCGAAGTGTCCACCCCACGCCTGTGGATGTTGTATGTGGACGGATCCTCTAATGGGGATAGGAGTGGAGCAGGACTACTCCTGAAGGGCCCCCAGGGAGAAGTGTGCTCGTATGCCCTCCGCTTTGATTTCCCGGCCACCAACAATGAAGCCGAATATGAAGCCTTGATCGCGGGACTCCAGCTAGCCCGCAGGCTTGGTGCACAGCGGATTCACGTCCGCAGCGACTCCCAACTTGTAATATGCCAAGTTCTTGGTGAATATGAGCCCAAGGATGAGACCATGCGACGGTATCTATCCAAAGTCCACCAACTCACCGCGTACTTCGAgtctttcgaaatccaaagaaTCCCCCGTTCCCAGAATAGGCGGGCTGACGCCTTATCCCGACTGGCTTCCACCTCATTTTCGGATCTCAACAAGATCGTTTTAGTGGAGGTGCTGAGCGAGCCGGGATACATGGAAGAGGTGGTCTGCCCTGTAAACACAGGAGACGCATGGATGAGCCCATTTATCCTTTTCTTAAGGGAGGGGATACTCACCGAAGACCGAGCCGAGGCGAGAAAGATACAACGCAAATCTGCTCGGTACTCGCTCCGCGATGGAGAACTGTATAAACGCTCATACCTTGGCCCATGGCTGAGGTGCATTACACCCGAGGCAGGACGCCAGGTCCTCCATGAGATACACGAAGGCCTATGTGGGGCCCACGTCGGCCACAGGATGTTAGCTAGGAAGACCTTACTTCTTGGGTATTTCTGGCCCTCCGTTCGACAAGATACCCAAAATCTTGTTCTCAGCTGCCCATCCTGCCAAGTCCACGCTCCTGAGCTTCACCAACCCTCGAACTTCATG ATAATCATCTCGGACAATGGGAGACAGTTTGCCGAGAACCCATTTAAGTCTTGGTGCGAGAACCTCGGCATCAAACAACACTTCACTTCGGTAGGCCACCCTCAGGTCAATGGTCAGGCAGAAAATTTTAACCGAACTCTCTTGCATGGCCTCAAGACCCGACTACACCGAGTTGGATCATCTTGGGTGGAGGAACTCCCCAGTGTTCTGTGGTCATATCGGACCACGCCGAGGTCATCCATGCAAGAGACCCCCTTCTCCTTGACCTATGGAGCCGAGGCTGTCATCCCTGCTGAGATCCTCACACCCAATCCTCGGCTGACAGCCTATGTAGCCGAGGTGAACGGAGAAGAGAGACAGTTAGATCTCGACCTCATCGACGAGAAAAGAGACCTTGCCTCAACTCGGATAGTTTCCTACAAGAACACTCTAACCCACTACTACAATGCCCGCGTCAAACATCGGCGATTCCTGTCAGGGGACTTGGTGCTTAGAAAAA